The nucleotide window TATCGATAACTTTGATATTGAGTTGTTTGCGTTCCAGGGTCTCCAAAAATACCTCTGTACCGACAACCGCATCCGTTTCCACCACGTGGAAGCGAAGATTGGCGATGATAAGAAGAAGTACGATGAAATGTGTGATTACATTAATGACAGGGTTGAAATGTTGAAAAACACTCATGATGAAGCAACCAGTAAGCAGAAGTAAAGCCATTTGCATTAAGTTACAAGTATATACATGTGTTCCGCCGTGGAAATAATTTAATTCATTTGGAAATCATTCTGAATGATATATATAAACATAATAATCATCAAATATAGTAAATATAGCAAATTAGCATCGGAAGATGCCTGGGTTATGAAGAGTACATGCTGTGTTTAATTTGCAGTTTCTTTGTTAAACTGTTTCAGCATTAAGTGAGAAAAGGTAGACCGtttaaaaagaaaaaaaaaaggCAGATAGGGAAGATAATTATTGAATTGGTTTACGACCATAACTGACTACGTGAAAAGACGTCATATAAACGGTTGAACAGTTTACAAGACTATCAGGATGGAAGACGAGAAGACCAAATACTCAAGCAGCATTTTGACTTCCAAGAAACCCTTTGAGGTGACCGAAATTACAAAAATTCGGCTTTCTCATGCAAAATTCATAAATAGGGAATTCTATGTTTTATTCAAAGAACTATCCGACTTACGAAAGAATTATATTCAGCAACTCCGTAAGATAATTGTCGTCAATGAAAATTTGGATAAGCTAATTTATAATGAGAGCCTTCAAAATCATCTACTTTCGGAGTCCGAATTGGCTAGAATGGAATTTGATTGGCTGGGGGGCTTGAGAGAGGTGTGGTCTAATGTAATAGAAGGTTTAAAGGTTGATATGCAGTCCAAAATTAAGGAATATAAGGTTTTGGACAGGGAGATTCTTGTTAGCCTAGATGAACAGAACAATAGTGATGCGAACTGGCAGGAAGCGACTAACTTGAGTAAGGAATTGAGTAAAGTTGCCCAAGATCTTGCTCTTTCTAGAGGTTCTCAAGAGGATATAGCTAAAGCAGAGATAAAATGGGCAGAAAAGGCGCCTTATTTGTTGGAGAAACTAGAACTGACGGACGAGAATAGGTTGGCAATGTTGAAAAACTCCATTTTGCAGTATCAGAACATTATCAGCGATTCTTATCAGTCAGCGTTGCACGAAAACGAGAACATCATGAATTCTCTACTGGAATTTAATCCAAATGAAGAGATAGATAGGTTCGGTTCTGCTGTTATGGATCACGAATTTACTTTTGATCCTCCTTCTAAGGACAGTAAAGAGAGTTTTATTCTGTCACGGAAAAAGTCATTTCAATTTAGTAGTTTTGGCGAGTCAAATTCGCGTCAGGCTTCAATAAACAGTACAATGAAGAATTCCATACTAACAGGAAATTTCTTTGACTCTGCTTCAAATTCACCCCACAGGAAGAGGAATAAGCTGAGGTCTAAAGTTGGTTCAATATTTGGTGTGAGGAAAAACAGCAAGTCTGCGACACCGCATGATGAAGTTATACATGAAATTGATTTATCCTCAACAAATAGCCCGGCTCAAGTTACTGTTAATTCGGCCCCTGTTCCTGAACCAAAACACCAATCAATGAGTGATAGGCAATCTGAAAAGCAATCTCAGCCTCAGCCTGAGACAGGTAAAGAAGAGACCCAACCGGAAAGGGTTATAAAACCTTTGTCTAATAGTAGCACAAATATGTCCATATACCAGACGCCATTGAAACCGCAATTGAGGTCCAAACATTCTTCAGAGCAGCCTGAAATGATACCTGAACGTTCACCACAGAAAACTGAGGGAGTAGTTTCTGGTCAAGCTGATTTAGGTAAACAAACGTATGGTGAGCATCCACAGCCTTCCGCACCGTCCGTGAAGAATAAGGGCTCGGACTATCATATTAAGTTACCGCCACCTAGGAAAACTGCATCCCAAACCCAGAAACCTGTTCAACCGTCTTCCGGGATTGAAGAAGACGTAATTGCTAATGATGGCGATCAAATGAAAAGCTCACAGGCCTCCAGTGACGAAAACAAGGGAAGGCGTGATGTTCAATCTAGTCTCTTTCACAATATGCCTTCTGCTACTACAATTAATTCTTCTCAGGCGCTGCACACAGCGCAACTTTCCGCAGATTCTAAATCATATGAGAAGCAACATGTTGACTCATCTCTGAACATGAGCAGTCTGCCAAGCCAGTCAATTTTCCAGCACACTGAATTGAACGGGAATGGTTTAACCGCCAGCATTGGTGAGATTGTTAACGCAAAGTTTAAAGACGGTATTTTAACATCTAGCCATTTACTTGGTGAAGTGGCGTTGAATTACAGTCTTCCCGAGGGATCTGATGATGAACTACCTCTAGAAATTCATTTAAAGATGGAATCCGAGACTCCATTCGATAAATTAACTGTCAACAATTCCTTCATGGAAAGGACACTGGACAATACCAACTTCATTTATAAGTTGAACCCACAATACGTGTTCCGGAGGACATTAGGCGCTTTGAAGTATTCATTGAAAACATCACTCGTTCCTATTGTAATACATCCAGCATGGAAGTTCGAGGAAACGCAGGCTAGTGTGATGTTGACAATCAAGATTTTTTCTGGGCTCCCTGCAACTGTTAAAGAATTAGTATTGCACAACCTAATTGTGTCTGTTGCTATAGAGAATGCTGTTGCTACAAGCGCATTGTCAAAACCACAAGGGTCATTTAGTAAAGAAAAGAAGCGTGTTACGTGGAGATTTAAAGAACCCGTTGTTCTAAGGCGTGATACAGAAGAAAGGCTAATAGCGAGATTCATAACGGAAAGTCTTGCAAAAGAATCTGCTAAAGGGGTGCAAACAAGGTTTACAATTCGTGGTTTCCAATTAGCCGGCGAATTCTCCCTAAAAAGTCAGGAACTGAGCGTTGATGACCC belongs to Eremothecium sinecaudum strain ATCC 58844 chromosome IV, complete sequence and includes:
- the SYP1 gene encoding Syp1p (Syntenic homolog of Ashbya gossypii AEL147W; Syntenic homolog of Saccharomyces cerevisiae YCR030C (SYP1)); this encodes MEDEKTKYSSSILTSKKPFEVTEITKIRLSHAKFINREFYVLFKELSDLRKNYIQQLRKIIVVNENLDKLIYNESLQNHLLSESELARMEFDWLGGLREVWSNVIEGLKVDMQSKIKEYKVLDREILVSLDEQNNSDANWQEATNLSKELSKVAQDLALSRGSQEDIAKAEIKWAEKAPYLLEKLELTDENRLAMLKNSILQYQNIISDSYQSALHENENIMNSLLEFNPNEEIDRFGSAVMDHEFTFDPPSKDSKESFILSRKKSFQFSSFGESNSRQASINSTMKNSILTGNFFDSASNSPHRKRNKLRSKVGSIFGVRKNSKSATPHDEVIHEIDLSSTNSPAQVTVNSAPVPEPKHQSMSDRQSEKQSQPQPETGKEETQPERVIKPLSNSSTNMSIYQTPLKPQLRSKHSSEQPEMIPERSPQKTEGVVSGQADLGKQTYGEHPQPSAPSVKNKGSDYHIKLPPPRKTASQTQKPVQPSSGIEEDVIANDGDQMKSSQASSDENKGRRDVQSSLFHNMPSATTINSSQALHTAQLSADSKSYEKQHVDSSLNMSSLPSQSIFQHTELNGNGLTASIGEIVNAKFKDGILTSSHLLGEVALNYSLPEGSDDELPLEIHLKMESETPFDKLTVNNSFMERTLDNTNFIYKLNPQYVFRRTLGALKYSLKTSLVPIVIHPAWKFEETQASVMLTIKIFSGLPATVKELVLHNLIVSVAIENAVATSALSKPQGSFSKEKKRVTWRFKEPVVLRRDTEERLIARFITESLAKESAKGVQTRFTIRGFQLAGEFSLKSQELSVDDPFGAAVEGSWNTVPVRRTLISGAYYGLSV